The DNA sequence ttaatttaaattataaatatgaaagaattagtattaataaacatattaatatgtaattttacttGTATACAGTAAAAttgttctttttaattcatatgTTGCATTTTTGCTTCGACAATAAAGCCAATATAATGCAAAAATACGATGGTCCCCAAAATTCTCAAAGTACATGCTAAACAAACAGAAACCTcattgaatctctctctctccctcactgctttattaatttgtattgtttttatgCTGTTAAAAATTCTCAGCACTtatgaaagaaaattaataatgcaTACTAATTTTACTTATACCATCATCATcacactatatataattttttttatttttttattgttctcttatcaaatttttgatatatgaatgatgagtagaaaaattttattattttaaaaagaataaaattaaaaaaataataaatttggtGTATGATGTGTGGAGATAATGAGtagtaaaactttttttaaaaaaatgagatttattattaaaattttagttttttttttcatataaatatcttatttattcatttttttaaaagactgGGGCCCAATATGAATGGACCAAAATATCAGCAAGTCAAATGGGAAATTCATTATTACTGCAGTCTTAGATGAAACATCACAGAGCTGTCTTCAAATcctcattttgtttgtttaagcCACAGCAATACTGTGGTGTCTAGCTTTATAAGAGTTGCATAATGCAAAAGCACAAAATTCTCAAGTTCCAGGGATAAGAAGGCCTATTTTCTCCATTTATCATGAACTGCCTCATGCTGAGCAGGGACACAAACGTTTGAAACAATGATAGTGAAGTACCATGCTTAGTCATGAAGAGTTCCCAAGATATCCTCATCTCTATACAGATGATACCTGAAACAAAGTCCAGGGAAAATATGTTAGGTATGGTAATGAGAACGGTTTGTCGCTCATATCAAGGAAAACAATTTTTGTGACAAAGGAATGAAGGCGAACATGTTGTGACTGTTATCTTACACCAAAACAAACGCTGGTTTGGATGTTcaatcatatcatcttatctcaacatccaaacattactaaaacacaaacacttttcaattttaaatcttcagctttttcatttaatcattacctatttattacaattttttcaaacttccaaacaaaataaaaaatataattcaaccttttcaaatcccaaaatgaaaataacattctaataatattttaattttataatatttttattcaattttgtctcttattttctaaaaccccataaaacatcttaactcaaaccatttcactatcattcataaactatttcactactattagcagatttttcatctcatcccatcccaAACGATGCCTAAATATGTTGGCTAAAAGGTGGTCGATGGAGGACTGAACTCAAAGGGACAGGaaatatttccttttctttttccaagcCTAACTCATGTATCTGCCAATCAAAAAGCCTAACCCATGTATCAAGGTGGTCGATGGAGGACTGAACTCAAAAGGAACAGGaaatatttccttttctttttccaagcCTAACTCATGTATCTGCCAATCAAAAAGCCTaccccaaaaaccaaaaaaaaaaaaaaaaaagtcacgaaaagaaagaaagaaaaaaaaggctatGCATCCTCTTCAACACCAacacccccacccccccccccccccccccaacccgcCGCCTTCCCTCAATCCCCTTCTTCCAACACAAAAACCAAACACCTTCCTGAGataacattaaaaaagaaatctatAGCTTACTCTTTATCACCAAGCTTTACTTCAGTTCCTCCATATTCAGGCAAAAGAACATTGTCTCCTTCCTTTACACTGACAGGAATAAGTTTCCCATCTCTATCACGACCTCCCGGGCCCACAGCAACAACTTTTCCAGAGTTCAGCTGCATTATCAAGCCGTCAAAAAGAGGTGCAAGAGCAATGTAAACCAACGAGAAGAATGAAAAGGACAACAGCAGCAAGAACAACAAATTACAGTGGctaacaaacaaataaacatataaaGGAGTGCCTGCGGCAATCTCAAATCGAAACCAGTTTTTGCTCCAATGTTGAGACGTGAAACTCACTGATTTCATAATTAACACATAAATTGTGTGCAAAATGTAAGTGGTACGAGGAGCCGTTTCAAATTGAATGCGAGCAACGGTCACACCTGTAGCTGCCGTTTCTACTTTCTATCATTCCTCAGAATATAATTCAATCTCAGGTAACATAAAAGGGCTCTCATATACCGATAAAAAAGGGGGGCTCTCATATTCTCAGATATAAAAAACTTCCAATGGCAAAATGTGATAGATGCTCAAATAGATCAAATAAAGCCAGTGAGAAAAGCTCCACACCCAATTAAAGGAACATTGCAAAACGGAAACTTTTGGGTTTAATTGGAAAAGACACCAAAGAAATATCCGAAATTGAAGTTATGTCAAACTAAAATATGAAAGCCAATGTAGAAAGTCCATTTAAATCAAACCCACACCCAGACAGAAGGGAAAGACACCACAAATCAATCCGAAAGAAAAAAGCCTCCCGTCGAGACAAGAAATCAAAACCAGAAAATCCCCAAAAGCCAAACCAAAGATCAAAAGCAACATAGAAGTATAGTCAAAACAAAATTGCAAGGAAAAGACACGAACCCGATTTCagtttcaataataataataaataaataaaaaagacatcCCACAAATACAGAAAAAAGTACCAATTTTCCCagcataaggaaaaaaaaaaaaaaggaagaaaaagttaCCTTGGTGGTTGACTCAGGAAGTAAGATACCGGAGTTGGTCTTTGAAGGAGGAACAATTTTCTCGATGAGAACGCGGTTCAATGAAGGAATCAGACGCTTCGCCATTTGGGGGGGGATTTGAAAAGGGGAATGAGCAGAGAGAGAGTAGAATGGAATGCGAACTAGAAGCTTCTTTCACTTCTCGACTCCTCGTTGCCTAATGTTTGTAGGGTTTAAGAAGGATTTTAAGACCGAAATTCCGCCACTATCATACGcaattttaattctaaaattattttttatttttttttagtaattttgcCTAAATTAATCCCTCAATAAATAATCCgtatatttaaaatgattaaatttaaaataaataataatattttataattgattTATCTGTCTGAACTCATtcaatagatttcttttttatcttttcttcgtagataaatcttttataaaaagattagttATACGTTGACTTGTCAAGTCTTGATTGAACCAAAAGTAAGTATAAgattcaacttaaaaaaataaaaactgattgATTCATTAGGCTGGGGCTGCTATGAGACCTTATGGTCAAATGCAGAAGTTTAGAGCAGCAGTGGATGATTGTGGTCTTAGTGATCTGGGCTTCCGTGGCAACAAGTTTACTTGGAGTAATAACAGGGAAACCAACCAGTTTACCAAAGAAAGATTGGATAGGGGCTTGGGAAATTCACAGTTATCTCTCATGTTCAGTTACATAGATATTTACACTCTTCCTGCTCAATCTTCAGATCACTCTCCCCTTTTTGTTTCCATGTCCAATGATCTCAACAACTGCTTTCAGAAAAGGCATTTGTTTAGATATGAATGCTCTTGGGACAAGAAGGAGGAATGCAAGAAGATTGTTGAAGAAGAATGGAGATCAAAAACAGCAAGGGAAAGCAAACTCCACTCAGTCTTGGGAGGCTTGACACTATGCAGAAAGGCTCTCACTAGATGGAAAAAGATCTGTTATAAAAACAATAAGGAGTTGGTGTTAGAACATTTGCAGGTTATTTCGAGGCTTCAAGAGGAGAATATGGGGCCGTCTGGGGCTGTTATTAAGGAGAAGCAGAAGGCAGTAGATCAATTACTAGCAGAAGATGATctaaaatggaaacaaagagccaaaCAAAGATGGCTACAAGATGGGGACAGGAACACAAGGTATTTTCACATGTGTGccaatcaaagaagaaaaactaataGGATTAGTAAGGTTGAAGGGGAAGATGGCAGTCTCCATACTAATCCTACTCAGGTGTCAGGGCTATTTCAAGCATATTATGAGAAGTTATTTGCATCTTCTCAGCCTGCAGGAATTGGTGTCTGTTTACAAGCCTTGACTCCTAAGGTTACAGAAGAAATAAACACCTTTTTGTGCAAAGATTTTATGGCAGAAGAAGTAAAAGTGGCAGTTTTTCAGATGAACCCACTGAGTTCACCTGGACCAGATGGGTTCAATGCAGGGTTCTACCAAGCACACTGGCAGGTGGTGGGGGAGGATGTGAGTAAAGCAGTGCTCGACTTCTTGAACCTTGGTAGAGGAGATCTACACACCATCAATGATACCTTTATTGTTTTAATTCTCAAAAAGAAAGATCCTTCTAAGGTAACTGACTATAGACCTATTTCTTTTTGCAATGTTATCTATAAAATTATCTCTAAAGTGATTGCAAATAGGTTGAAGAAAGTTTTACCTGCTCTTGTATCTCCAAACCAGAGTGCTTTCATTCCTGGTAGGCTTATTATGGATAATGTGATGGTTGCCTATGAAGCTATGCATTCTATGAACAATAGATTGAAGGgcaaatatggttttatggcttTAAAGttagatatgagcaaggcctatgatagggtggagtgggagTTTCTGCTTGCTGCACTGTCTAAGATGGGCTTTCATGAGAAATGGTGTGGCCTGATTAGGAAGTGTTTGGAGTCAGTTTCCTTCTCTTTGCTTATGAATGGGTCTCCTCAGCAGAAATTCTCAGCATCTAGaggtttgagacaaggtgatcccTTGTCACCTTATCTCTTTATTCTATGTTCTGAGGTTCTGAGTTGTATGCTGTCACAAGCTGAAGTTTCTGGAGCTATAACAGGTGTACCTATTGCTAGAGGTCAGATTTGCATTAATCACTTGTTTTTTGCTGATGACTCATTGTTGTTTTGTAAAGCTTCCTCCTTAGAGTGGAGCAACTTGCTCTATCTATTGGAATGTTATGAGAAGGCTTCTGGTCAAAGGTTGAATAAGGAGAAGACCTCTATTTATTTCAGCAAAAACACCCCTTCTGATACAAAGGAAATGATTCTGAGTATAGCAGGTGTTCGATCATCATGTTCCTATGAGAGGTATTTGGGGCTACCAGCTTTTGTTGGAAGATCTCGATCTAAGGCTTTCTCATCTATCTTGGATAGAGTCAGTAGTAAGATATGCAATTGGAAGAATAAATTCTTGTCTAAAGCTGGAAAAGAAGTGCTGCTAAAAGCAGTCATCCAGGCCTTACCTACTTATTGTATGGGGGTTTTTAAACTTCCTAAAGGTTTGCTTGGTAAGATTAACAACATGATGAGACAATTCTGGTGGGGCCAACAGGAAGGTGAAAGGAAGATTAATTGGATTTCTTGGAGGCAAATGGGCAAGTCTAAATCAGAGGGGGGGCTTGGTTATAgggattttgaaagttttaataTAGCCTTGCTAGCTAAACAATGCTGGAGATTACTCCAATCTCCAAATTCTTTAGTTGGTCAGgtttataaacataaatatttccTTAACTGTTCTTTGTTTGATGCCAAGGTAGGTTCTTCTCCCTctttcatatggaggagcctgtGTGAAGCTAGAAAGCTGGTGTATGAAGGGTCCTTATGGAGGATAGGGGATGGTGCTCAGGTGTGCATTTGGAAGGATCGGTGGATTCCTCAACCTGACTCTTTCAAGATTCAAAGTAGGCCTACTACTGTAGACCTGAATGAGAAAGTGGCAAGTCTTATTGACCCAGTGACAAAGGGCTGGAATTACTCCCTGATTAGGAGTTGGTTTTCTGCAAGAGAAGTGGACCTCATAACCCAACTACCTGTTAGCACTTATGGGTGTCCTGATATGCTAGTATGGAGATGCAACCAGAATGGCCTCTTTACAGTAAGGAGTGCCTATTACCTACAAATGGAGTTACTTGAAAAGGCTAAAGGACAATGTTCAACTGCAGGGTCTGAAAGTCAGTTGTGGCTATCTCTATGGAATCTCAATGTGCCTAGATCAGTCCTCATTTTCATGTGGAGAGCTTGTTTGGAATCTCTTCCAACCAAGCTCAATCTGTATAAACGCAGGGTGGTGGACTCTCCTATGTGTCCTATCTGTCTATCAGAAGAAGAATCAAGTCTACATGCCATCTGGTCTTGTTTGGCTGCACGAGATGTCTGGTGTCAAGGTTTCAAAAAGCTGCAGAAGGCTGTCTTCGATGTCTGTGACTTTAAAGGGCTACTAAAGGCTTGGTTTTCTCAGTTTGGACAAGATCAAGTGGAGGTAATAGCAGTTATTGCACACAAGATTTGGCAGAGGAGGAATAGACTTCTGTTTGAAGAGGAGTTTACTCATCCTTCTGAGTTGATGCGTCTCAGTTTGCAGGCAGTGAAGGATTTCCAAGAAGCTGCTGTTACAGCAGAGTCCCATCTACCAGTTCCTTCATCCTGCACCAGTAGCTGGATAGCTCCACCTGAAGGGTTCTATAAGGTGAATTGGGACAGTGCTTTATGCAAAAACACCAACATGGTGGGCATTGGCATTATTGTTAGGGACCATGGTAAGCATGTAATTGCAGCCAAAAGGATGAGAAGAATGTTCACACAGGATCCACTAATTGCAGAAGCCTATGGGGCATGTCAAGCTGTGAGATTTGCTCAAGAGATTGGCCTAAGGAAGattattttggaaggagattCTTTAGTTGTGATCAATGGCATTAATCAGACTGAAGTCAGTTGTAGTAAAACAAGACCTATCATCTGGGATATCAGAAACTTGTTGGCTCGGATGGAAGTTTGGGAGGCTGTTCATACCAAGAGAGCAGCCAATTCGGTTGCTGACTGTTTAGCTAAGAATGCACTAAGGGCAAATGAGGATATAATTGATTTAGAGTTTTGTCCACCATGTATTCATTctcttgattaaatttattaatgaaatgattctttccttcaaaaaaaaaaaaaaaaaaaaggaggggtTTGGATAATgggttaaaataaaataagttgagacgaaagttaaaaattaaataaaatatcatttgaatattattttataatattattattattattatttttaaatttgaaaaagttaagttttttcttaaattttgtatgagaatttgaaaaagttttgatGATTAGATAAGAAATGATGAATTAAGATCAACTTTAAATTCAAACAGGTCCTTAATGTGTAAATCATTTTAGTAAGAATATGGCAAAgtaattctctaaaaaaaagaaaagaatgaacaACAAATATGATGctattatttttgagttttgctacgtatagTACTCCACtaatgtaattgatcaaaataattattttatattattgttaaaaaaagtaatacagttaatcatatcagtagagtgtaCAAAGAATACGCAAAAATaactaaacataaaatttttatattttttaagtttcttcAAATGAAAAAACTTTAATATGATCAGCAATTATCAAGTTTGATAAACAAAGAATTCATTGTTATACCTTGAATGGGtatgaaatgaaattataaaacAGTTTTGTCCTTCCCCATATAtgatggggtttttttttttttttttttttttttcaaatttagggGATTGATgtaatttgattatgcattgtATTCATTGAAAGAGAAATGAGAGGGAGGATTTTAAATTGATGAAAAATGAGGGGGAAATTAGGGGCTTATTTAtatagagaaaacaaaaaatatttaggtAATTAATGGCCTGGCTGCATTATAAGGTTGTCTTCATCCATAAGACCTCTAAATAAGAATGGGCTGGCCTGGTTGGGCTTGAATTTTGAACTTCTGGAATTTTGGCCTACTAATTCATTTGATTAAAATTACCTCCCATTAACAATATACACTCTtcataccatatataattttcaaaatacaaagaaatttcacattgttaaatatttaatcattaatccaaaaaatataggactataaattatatactaatttgtAAACATTTAATCCTTAAGATCGTAACATTCCACCATACTTCCGAATCTAACATTCACAACGGTCTTTCTATTGAGTCATTGACATTGGCCTAATAGTagttattttcctttttgatgGTTTTGCTCATATATTCGTAGTTCACTACTTAATATCATGTACATACATAGTACTaaagtattttagtccaatctATATATAGGTCGATCCCTCAATGACTTGAACTTGTGGCATAGTAGTGTATATAGCTCTAATACCGCTTATTATATACTCAACCATTAATCCAAAAGTCCCATGATTATTAGATGCTAATAATTTAGGTCTGATTTGGTTAGCCAATTCATATGAAAACATCTTATATGGAGTTGTACCGTATAGTAGTTTTGGCTCTCCAAACACAATATTTCATCTcttaagttttgaaaacatttaCTTAAATGAAcagtaaataaatagtaaagGTTGACATGAATAGTGTGTGAACAGTACATAAACATTACAAAACAGTACATGAACAGTGCATAACTTGAGTACTCTATAAATACCATAGGACccacacatttttcaaattttaaaaaataaaaaaggtctcatctcatctcagcatccaaacacacattttttttacaaattatctcatttcatcttaactcaaaaatttcattactattcaaaaaatcttatctcatctcatctaaactaCATAACCAAACGAGATCTTAATTAAACCTTTAACCTTCATGATTATAACACgtcatataataaataacatcgataatattagataatttgAAGTTATAAATTCTGAAACACTTGATAATTATTCTCTAATcctttcttctatttcttctaTATCTAATCTATTACAATTATACAAAAAACAAATGTCACATGCATTCAGATTACTTTACATTTAAAGAGATGAAATTAATTTAAGTATTCTCAACATACTCACtccattactatttattattttattattactttttaaatattttttattactatttaatattctattattatttttttattactattatttcatTATTGTTCACAACACTTTTCAATATTTCTAATTATCCAAACCCAACTCTAAGCAAAACATAATGTTTTCGTGTCTAATAAAGTGTTAAACTTTACAAACAAAAGTCAAAGATGTAactttcattattattaacaaCATTTCTTACTTTATAAAACCCAACCATAGTCCATAAGCAAAACTTAAATGTTTTCGTGTCTAATAAAGTATCAAACTTTACAACCAAAAGTCAAAGATGTAACTTCAAGGTGATGGTCTCAATTGAATCCAATGCTGCAACTTTTCGGTCAAACATAAATCATTTGTAAAACTAGCCCCTCCCTCTAGCCTttacatatttttgtttttttattagttcTTTTCTAACAAATAAGGATGAGAGATTTGCCTCAAGCCCAGGAGAGTTATGTGATAGGCTAGGTATCGAAATCCCTATAAAACGTAATGATTTGCACAAGTCTTGTGTAAAAGCTTTGCACAAAAGCTCTTTGTAAGAGAAGTAGACTTCACCGCAAAAAGAATTGAATTCCACCACGAAAGAAAGAGTATTTTCCTTATTATCTGAAGTTTTGTACAAAACTTGTACAATTAAAAACTTATTCATGTCattgttttttgtgttatatatatatatatatattacatatatatatttgttgaagGAAAATACGAGGGATGTTTATAG is a window from the Carya illinoinensis cultivar Pawnee chromosome 14, C.illinoinensisPawnee_v1, whole genome shotgun sequence genome containing:
- the LOC122293415 gene encoding 10 kDa chaperonin, mitochondrial-like, which produces MAKRLIPSLNRVLIEKIVPPSKTNSGILLPESTTKLNSGKVVAVGPGGRDRDGKLIPVSVKEGDNVLLPEYGGTEVKLGDKEYHLYRDEDILGTLHD